A single region of the Pyricularia oryzae 70-15 chromosome 4, whole genome shotgun sequence genome encodes:
- a CDS encoding beta-glucosidase A: MKSVILLSSWLFAVSAQQIYLPADGPVRRPDKCSSDAYYATASPVYSFTQFSFTQTETVRTATAVTPGPTKTYAPPYQSLSHLVPDLSTTTWGNWYPNATATPTDTADPYGQAAWSALWERASLVNFTSRGMYSTTVSPTPVPTSELVLPPPRYFQPQDCYYFPEDFEFGVAGSAAQIEGAIADEGRAPAILDLAAANPNRPGLPNYVTNENYYLYKQDIVRLAAMGVKHYSFSIPWTRILPFALEGTPINKQGLDHYDDLINFVISKGMEPHVTLIHFDTPLQFYEDPHNPGPSRLGYSNGAYSNESFQDAFVHYGKVLMTHFSDRVPVWFTYNEPLLWSDNAKAIDTVVKSHARLYHFYHDEIKGSGRVSIKFNDNFGVPRDPSKPEDVVAANHFNDFQLATFANPIFLGKDYPEAFKMTFPDYVRLSEADLEYVNGTADFFGIDPYTATVIAAPPQGIAACAANQSDPLFPYCVEQSSTTTAGWDIGYRSQSYVYMTPKYLRTYLNYLWNSFRHPIVITEFGFPVASEGSATPAAQRFDEPRSDYYVGFLTEALRAIWEDGVHVAGAFAWSFADNWEFGDYEQQFGLQTVNRTTMERRYKKSFFDLVDFVAARTQR; encoded by the coding sequence ATGAAGAGCGTGATCCTTCTTTCCAGCTGGCTGTTTGCTGTCTCGGCGCAGCAGATCTACCTGCCCGCCGATGGACCTGTCCGGCGGCCTGACAAATGCTCATCGGACGCCTACTACGCCACCGCGAGCCCGGTCTATTCGTTCACGCAGTTCTCCTTTACGCAGACTGAGACTGTGCGCACGGCCACGGCTGTCACTCCCGGTCCTACCAAGACCTACGCTCCACCTTACCAGTCGCTAAGTCACCTCGTTCCGGATCTGTCGACGACGACTTGGGGTAACTGGTACCCAAACGCCACTGCAACGCCGACGGATACTGCCGATCCGTATGGACAGGCAGCTTGGTCGGCTCTGTGGGAGCGCGCGTCCCTGGTCAACTTTACCAGCCGGGGAATGTACTCGACTACCGTCTCCCCGACTCCGGTACCCACGAGCGAGCTTGTGCTCCCACCTCCGAGGTACTTTCAGCCGCAGGACTGCTACTACTTTCCCGAGGACTTTGAGTTTGGGGTCGCCGGCTCGGCTGCTCAGATCGAGGGCGCCATAGCCGACGAGGGCCGCGCGCCTGCCATCCTGgacctggccgccgccaacCCGAATCGTCCGGGGCTGCCAAACTACGTGACGAACGAGAACTACTACCTGTATAAGCAGGACATTGTGCGCCTGGCTGCCATGGGAGTCAAGCACTACTCCTTCTCAATCCCCTGGACGAGGATCCTACCGTTCGCGCTCGAGGGCACGCCCATCAACAAGCAAGGGCTAGACCACTATGATGATCTCATCAATTTTGTCATATCCAAGGGCATGGAACCTCATGTTACCCTTATCCACTTTGACACGCCCTTGCAGTTCTACGAGGACCCTCACAACCCCGGCCCGTCGCGGCTCGGATACAGCAACGGAGCCTACAGCAACGAGAGTTTCCAGGATGCCTTTGTGCACTACGGCAAGGTTCTCATGACGCATTTTTCCGACCGCGTGCCCGTGTGGTTCACCTACAACGAGCCGCTGCTGTGGAGCGACAACGCCAAGGCCATCGACACCGTAGTCAAATCCCACGCCCGTCTATACCACTTTTACCACGACGAGATCAAAGGCAGCGGAAGGGTGTCTATCAAGTTCAACGACAACTTTGGCGTGCCGCGCGACCCCAGCAAACCCGAGGACGTAGTGGCGGCCAACCACTTCAACGACTTTCAGCTCGCCACCTTTGCAAACCCCATCTTCCTCGGCAAGGACTACCCAGAGGCCTTCAAGATGACCTTTCCAGACTACGTGCGGCTGAGCGAGGCGGACCTCGAGTACGTCAACGGCACGGCGGACTTTTTCGGCATCGACCCGTACACCGCAACGGTGATCGCGGCGCCGCCCCAAGGCATCGCGGCCTGCGCGGCCAACCAGTCCGACCCGCTGTTCCCCTACTGCGTGGAGCAGAGCAGCACGACGACGGCCGGCTGGGACATTGGGTACCGGTCGCAGTCGTACGTGTACATGACGCCCAAGTACCTGCGGACGTACCTCAACTACCTCTGGAACTCGTTCCGGCACCCGATCGTCATCACCGAGTTTGGGTTCCCGGTGGCGAGCGAGGGATCGGCGACGCCCGCCGCGCAGCGGTTTGACGAGCCCCGGAGCGACTACTACGTCGGCTTCCTGACCGAGGCGCTCAGGGCCATCTGGGAGGACGGCGTGCACGTGGCTGGGGCGTTTGCGTGGAGCTTTGCCGACAACTGGGAGTTTGGCGACTACGAGCAGCAATTCGGGCTGCAGACCGTCAACCGGACCACCATGGAGCGGCGGTACAAGAAGAGCTTTTTTGACCTGGTGGACTTTGTGGCAGCGAGGACGCAAAGGTAG